A region from the Acyrthosiphon pisum isolate AL4f chromosome A1, pea_aphid_22Mar2018_4r6ur, whole genome shotgun sequence genome encodes:
- the LOC100571961 gene encoding uncharacterized protein LOC100571961 gives MVTIDYENIKKYPTVECALCGFVFRNKTSMKNHLDSMHNGNKTESGFITKRPRKCTDLQCMEKGCKCKFYNKQLFISHLKFDHCIDFDIRSLKFTSEDEFLTWKEDFEQENNSRYVRVTGCKTLQDGKKLSYYYCNRSTYFTSKSKGVRKRSTPVKAKGLCTASIKEVKNKDGSVEILLCATHYGHDISSEHLRMTKREREEITELIQRGDHPDFVINAARAKASDSLGRVHMLNRKDIKNIERKLGIRHPDYLKQRTINDLSTDRWILKLQRTPDNPILFYKPNNVQCEHLEPNDVMLIFMTQNQYNWINKFGTDGIFMVTEMSMVRAQLFLTVLYVCDEFNVMLPVCFMMCNDSKIYQSFFLNIIFNKMGSIYAKALITDDNYDLYESWCSIMSPVKHVINQRYIDNQIIEKLQNDIENQDLQHEIYDKICSFFNGSDESMKEEIINYINNNLKMNNETKSFGIFFDQMFASRADMWAFCYLKDSLNLNQMININTVYNQMIVLCENKKHFTPNLSKNMHIFFSALLEIQKNRKTKIEEINIKISNNHKNAMCYPSKLIFPLSNNKWRVTLEDGTNNGYVTITRKFCKIIDCIVKCQACYNICAHIYECSCSRGETTICEHVHMLGIFNKRSLIDVDEQIKEEKLDAEDMKNNILLKLKRILGNIDFVNDEEMLRKISVSLSRVENSVTKAKNTDNWKDD, from the exons GTATCCTACTGTGGAATGTGCTCTTTGTGGATTTGTGTTTCGTAATAAAACAAGTATGAAAAACCATCTTGATTCTATGCACAATGGAAATAAAACTGAATCAGGTTTTATAACAAAAAGACCTAGAAAATGCACTGATCTACAATGTATGGAAAAAGGATGCAAatgtaaattttacaataaacagCTCTTTATTagtcatttaaaatttgaccaTTGTATTGATTTTGACATACGCAGTTTGAAATTCACTTCAGAAGATG aatTTCTAACATGGAAAGAAGACTTTGAACAAGAAAATAATAGTCGTTACGTCCGTGTTACTGGTTGCAAGACTCTTCAGGATGGTAAAAAACTTTCTTATTACTACTGTAATCGGTCTACATACTTCACTAGTAAGTCTAAAGGAGTGCGAAAGCGAAGTACTCCAGTTAAAGCAAAAGGATTATGTACAGCATCTATTAAAGAAGTCAAAAACAAAGATGGCtctgttgaaatattattatgtgctacACACTATGGTCATGACATATCATCTGAACATTTGAGAATGACCAAACGTGAACGAGAAGAAATTACTGAATTAATTCAACGAGGAGATCATCCAGACTTTGTCATCAACGCTGCTCGTGCCAAGGCATCAGATTCGCTGGGACGTGTTCATATGTTAAATAGAAAAGATATTAAGAATATTGAACGTAAATTAGGAATTAGGCATCccgattatttaaaacaaaggaCAATTAATGATCTCAGCACAGATAGGTGGATTCTGAAATTACAACGTACTCCTGATAAtcctatattgttttataagccCAATAATGTACAATGTGAACACTTAGAACCTAATGatgttatgttaatatttatgacTCAAAATCAGTACAATTGGATAAATAAATTTGGAACTGATGGAATATTCATGGTGACTGAAATGAGTATGGTTCGTGCTCAGTTATTTTTGACTGTATTGTATGTGTGTGATGAATTTAATGTGATGCTACCAGTATGTTTCATGATGTGCAATGATAGTAAAAtttatcaatcattttttttaaacatcatttttaataaaatgggcTCTATTTATGCTAAAGCTTTAATCACTGATGATAACTACGACTTGTATGAAAGTTGGTGCTCAATTATGTCACCAGTTAAGCATGTTATTAACCAAAGGTATATTGATAATCAAATAATAGAGAAGCTTCAAAATGATATTGAAAATCAAGATTTACAGCAtgaaatttatgataaaatatgttcattttttaatggatCTGATGAAAGTATGAaagaagaaattataaattatattaataataaccttaAGATGAATAATGAAACAAAAtcatttggaatattttttgatCAGATGTTTGCTAGTAGAGCAGATATGTGGGCTTTCTGTTATTTAAAAGATTCACTTAACTTAAATCAAATGATAAACATTAACACTGTTTATAACCAAATGATAGTACTAtgtgaaaacaaaaaacattttactccaaatttgtcaaaaaatatgcacatttttttttcagctctcttagaaattcagaaaaatagaaaaacaaaaattgaagaaatcaatattaaaatttccaataatCACAAAAACGCAATGTGTTATCCATCTAAACTTATTTTTCCCCTCTCTAATAATAAGTGGCGAGTTACACTAGAAGATGGTACAAATAATGGTTATGTGACAATTACTCGAAAGTTTTGTAAAATCATTGATTGCATAGTCAAGTGTCAAGCATGTTACAATATCTGTGCCCATATTTATGAATGTTCATGCAGTCGAGGAGAAACTACTATATGTGAACATGTTCATATGTTAGGCATCTTTAACAAAAGGTCACTAATTGATGTGGACGAAcaaataaaagaagaaaaactaGATGCTGaagatatgaaaaataatattttgttaaaattaaaacgaattcTTGGCAATATAGATTTTGTCAATGATGAAGAAATGCTTAGAAAAATCAGTGTGTCATTAAGTAGAGTAGAAAATAGTGTTACTAAAGCAAAAAATACCGACAATTGGAAGGatgattaa
- the LOC100168762 gene encoding isovaleryl-CoA dehydrogenase, mitochondrial: MNSSVRIGSLFLTSFCHRTIARRFLSHYPIDDILFNLNDEQIQLRKTVFDYAQREIAPKAAEIDKTNTFNDLRKCWLELGSLGLLGITIPTEYEGTGGSYTDHVIATEEISRASGSVGLSYAANTNLCMNQIRLNGTQEQKAKYLPRLCRGEAVGALAMSEHGSGSDVVSMKLKAERKGSHYILNGSKFWITNGPDADVLVVYARTNPDAKKQHGITAFIIEKTYEGFTTGQKLDKLGMRGSNTCELIFQDCKVPVENVLGEENKGVYVLMSGLDLERMVLSGGPVGLMQACADLTFDYVHSRQQFNTKIGEFQLIQAKIADMYTTLSATRNYLYNISRACDKGHVCSKDCAGVILFSAENAVKMALDTIQCLGGNGYINDYASGRLLRDAKLYEIGAGTSEIRRLIIGRSLNKEYS, translated from the exons ATGAATAGTTCAGTTCGCATTGGTAGTTTATTTCTCACAAGCTTTTGTCATCGAACAATAGCACGTCGGTTTCTGTCGCACTATCCAATCGACGATATTTTGTTTAACCTCAACGATGAGCAAATTCAG TTACGGAAAACCGTTTTTGATTATGCGCAGAGAGAAATAGCACCAAAAGCGGCTGAAATAGACAAGACAAACACGTTCAATGACCTAAGG AAATGCTGGCTGGAACTGGGATCACTAGGTCTCCTGGGCATTACCATTCCAACAGAATACGAAGGTACAGGAGGCAGCTATACCGACCATGTCATTGCCACGGAAGAGATTTCTAGAGCCAGCGGATCTGTGGGCTTGAGTTACGCGGCCAACACTAACCTGTGCATGAACCAAATTCGATTGAACGGTACGCAAGAACAAAAGGCCAAATACTTACCACGG TTATGCAGAGGTGAAGCTGTTGGAGCGCTGGCAATGTCTGAACACGGTTCTGGTTCTGATGTAGTTTCTATGAAATTAAAAGCAGAACGAAAAGGATCCCATTATATTCTAAATGGTAGTAAGTTTTGGATCACGAATGGACCAGACGCCGATGTGCTagtg gtGTATGCTAGAACGAATCCAGACGCTAAAAAACAGCATGGTATTACTGCGTTTATAATTGAGAAAACATATGAAGGGTTCACTACTGGCCAAAAACTCGATAAACTTGGCATGAGAGGTTCTAACACTTGTGAACTTATTTTCCAAGATTGCAAAGTACCTG ttgaaaatgtattaggtgAGGAAAATAAAGGCGTATACGTCTTAATGTCAGGACTAGACTTGGAAAGGATGGTGCTTTCTGGTGGGCCTGTTGG attaatgcAAGCGTGTGCAGACCTGACATTTGATTACGTTCATTCTAGACAACAGTTCAACACTAAAATTGGAGAGTTTCAATTAATTCag GCTAAAATCGCTGATATGTATACAACATTGAGTGCCACTAGGAATTATCTATACAACATAAGTAGAGCTTGCGATAAAGGACATGTGTGCAGCAAAGACTGTGCCGGAGTGATACTTTTTTCTGCTGAAAACGCTGTTAAAATGGCATTGGACACAATACAATGTCTAG GTGGAAACGGATATATAAACGATTACGCGTCAGGCAGATTGCTGAGAGATGCCAAGCTGTACGAAATTGGTGCAGGGACCAGTGAAATCAGAAGACTAATTATTGGCAGATCGCTAAACAAAGAATACTCTTAA